The Sphingomonas sinipercae genome contains a region encoding:
- the tig gene encoding trigger factor, which translates to MKTVETQNEGLKRAFMLTIPAKDIEQRVEQEVKRIAPQVRMPGFRPGKVPPNLIKKMHGDSLQSEALNRAVQDGVQQLLQEQKLRPAMQPQVELNEAYAPGKDAEVSVSLEALPEIPTPSIDGLKLERLMIEPDETIVDEQIQRLVSSNKSWSDAKKGKAAENGDAVVVDFEGRVGGELFEGGKGEDMTIELGSGQLIPGFEEQLVGAKAGEQRDVNVTFPKDYPAENLKGKDATFAVTVKGVKIAGEGKADDEFAKQLGLKDLDQLRGLIRDQQAQELNGLTRTHMKRRLLDQLAERSDFDVPPSMVEAEFQGIMQQLRHEAGHEEDSEAALAEIEKDAGEYRKIAERRVRLGLVLSEIGAANNVEITQAEMNRLIGQAASQYQDKDRERFIEYVQQEPAAAAQLRAPLYEDKVVDFLFSKAEVSDRTATRAELEADLESEEGHVHGPGCGHDHGEAAAKPKGKGKGKKQAAEAPAAKEAAGKKAKPAPAKAAPAKAKLTGDATDAPKPAKPLKSEPANKAQAAKVEADKPKKAAAKKPAKK; encoded by the coding sequence ATCAAGACCGTCGAGACGCAAAACGAGGGACTGAAGCGGGCTTTCATGCTCACCATCCCCGCCAAGGACATCGAACAGCGCGTCGAGCAGGAAGTGAAGCGGATCGCGCCGCAGGTGCGCATGCCCGGCTTCCGTCCCGGCAAGGTGCCGCCGAACCTGATCAAGAAGATGCATGGCGACAGCCTGCAAAGCGAAGCCCTGAACCGAGCCGTCCAGGACGGCGTCCAGCAATTGCTGCAGGAGCAGAAGCTGCGCCCGGCGATGCAGCCGCAGGTCGAGCTCAATGAAGCTTACGCGCCCGGAAAGGACGCCGAAGTCAGCGTCAGCCTCGAGGCGTTGCCGGAAATCCCGACTCCGTCGATCGACGGGTTGAAGCTGGAGCGCCTGATGATCGAGCCCGACGAGACCATCGTCGATGAGCAGATCCAGCGCCTGGTTTCCTCGAACAAGAGCTGGAGCGACGCCAAGAAGGGCAAGGCGGCCGAAAACGGTGACGCGGTTGTCGTCGATTTCGAAGGCCGTGTGGGCGGCGAGCTGTTCGAGGGCGGCAAAGGCGAAGACATGACCATCGAGCTCGGCTCGGGACAGCTGATCCCGGGCTTCGAAGAGCAGCTGGTCGGCGCGAAGGCGGGCGAGCAGCGCGACGTCAACGTCACCTTCCCGAAAGATTATCCGGCGGAGAATCTCAAAGGCAAGGATGCGACCTTCGCGGTGACGGTGAAGGGCGTGAAGATCGCCGGGGAAGGCAAAGCGGACGACGAGTTCGCCAAGCAGCTCGGCCTCAAGGACCTAGACCAGTTGCGTGGATTGATCCGCGACCAGCAGGCGCAGGAACTGAACGGCCTGACTCGCACGCACATGAAGCGCCGCTTGCTTGACCAGCTTGCCGAGCGTTCGGACTTTGACGTCCCGCCTTCGATGGTCGAGGCCGAATTCCAGGGCATCATGCAGCAGCTTCGCCATGAAGCGGGTCATGAAGAGGATTCCGAAGCGGCGCTTGCCGAAATCGAAAAGGATGCCGGCGAATATCGCAAGATTGCCGAGCGCCGGGTCCGCCTGGGCCTGGTCCTGTCCGAGATCGGTGCCGCCAACAATGTCGAGATCACGCAGGCGGAAATGAACCGCCTGATCGGGCAGGCCGCGTCGCAATACCAGGACAAGGACCGCGAGCGGTTCATCGAATATGTCCAGCAGGAGCCGGCCGCGGCCGCCCAGCTGCGCGCGCCGCTATATGAAGACAAGGTCGTCGATTTCTTGTTCTCGAAGGCGGAAGTGAGCGATCGCACCGCGACGCGGGCCGAGCTGGAAGCCGACCTTGAGAGCGAAGAGGGCCACGTGCATGGGCCTGGCTGCGGCCATGACCATGGCGAGGCTGCCGCCAAGCCTAAGGGCAAGGGCAAGGGCAAGAAGCAGGCCGCCGAGGCGCCGGCCGCGAAGGAAGCCGCGGGCAAGAAGGCGAAGCCTGCTCCCGCCAAGGCTGCGCCGGCCAAGGCCAAGCTCACCGGTGATGCCACCGACGCGCCGAAGCCTGCCAAGCCGCTGAAGAGCGAGCCGGCCAACAAGGCGCAGGCAGCGAAGGTTGAAGCCGACAAGCCGAAGAAGGCTGCGGCGAAAAAACCGGCGAAAAAATAA
- a CDS encoding M48 family metallopeptidase, with translation MNGEISRRGILAAGGALTASLATGVANARIRPQDMVPLIGPGYRPTDADEKGLWQQVERVEEEIAGSNLVIKGSGVDGYVRDLIGKVGGPAARDMRIYVVRVPEFNAMMFPTGFAVVFSGLILRMRNEAHLTGVIAHESAHFLRRHMIRQWRDMKRKSDLFAIGSLALGIGGAGAGVYTGDIAQLAQFGAILSLLRYSRELEAEADAMGARLMADAGYPPVEMANTWQQLIGELDLSAKYRRKPRERDLSLFQTHPLPETRMRDLRITAAELMVPGRSYDSRRAQYLQAIAPIRQMILDDQVKLNDPGASQYVINTLAQDGWNGLLRFYEGEVWRLRNRPGDDIRAAQSYAVAVAYPDAPADAWRWHGLSLMKQGRTAEGRVVLSRYLTMNPTAPDAPYIRAMVG, from the coding sequence ATGAACGGCGAGATTTCCCGCCGGGGCATTCTGGCCGCAGGCGGAGCGCTGACCGCTTCCCTTGCAACCGGTGTCGCCAACGCCCGGATCCGACCGCAGGACATGGTGCCGTTGATCGGCCCCGGTTACCGGCCGACCGACGCGGATGAGAAGGGGCTTTGGCAGCAGGTCGAACGGGTCGAGGAAGAGATCGCCGGGTCGAACCTGGTGATCAAGGGGTCGGGTGTCGACGGTTATGTCCGCGACCTGATCGGCAAGGTCGGAGGCCCGGCCGCTCGCGACATGCGCATCTATGTCGTGCGCGTGCCCGAATTCAACGCGATGATGTTCCCGACCGGCTTTGCGGTCGTGTTTTCTGGCCTGATCCTGCGGATGCGGAACGAGGCCCATCTGACCGGCGTCATCGCCCACGAATCCGCGCACTTCCTGCGCCGCCACATGATCCGCCAGTGGCGCGACATGAAGCGCAAGAGCGACCTGTTCGCGATCGGGTCGTTGGCGCTTGGCATCGGCGGCGCCGGGGCCGGGGTGTACACCGGCGACATCGCCCAGCTGGCGCAATTCGGCGCCATCCTGTCGCTGCTTCGCTACAGCCGCGAACTGGAAGCGGAAGCGGACGCGATGGGTGCGAGGCTGATGGCCGATGCGGGTTATCCGCCGGTCGAAATGGCCAATACCTGGCAGCAGCTGATTGGCGAGCTAGACCTGAGCGCCAAATATCGCCGCAAGCCGCGCGAGCGCGACTTGTCCCTGTTCCAGACCCACCCGCTGCCTGAAACCCGGATGCGCGACCTGCGCATCACGGCGGCGGAGCTGATGGTGCCGGGACGGTCCTACGACAGTCGCCGGGCCCAATACCTGCAGGCGATCGCGCCGATCCGGCAGATGATCCTGGACGACCAGGTCAAGCTCAACGATCCGGGCGCCAGCCAGTATGTGATCAACACGCTTGCCCAGGACGGCTGGAACGGCCTGCTCCGCTTTTACGAAGGCGAAGTGTGGCGGCTTCGCAATCGGCCGGGCGACGATATTCGCGCGGCGCAAAGCTATGCCGTGGCGGTGGCCTATCCCGATGCGCCCGCCGATGCCTGGCGTTGGCATGGCCTGTCGCTGATGAAGCAGGGTCGCACGGCGGAAGGGCGCGTCGTCTTGTCCCGCTACCTGACGATGAACCCGACCGCGCCGGACGCACCCTACATCCGCGCGATGGTCGGCTAG